One genomic segment of Coregonus clupeaformis isolate EN_2021a unplaced genomic scaffold, ASM2061545v1 scaf0024, whole genome shotgun sequence includes these proteins:
- the LOC121585836 gene encoding protocadherin-20-like produces MLTPVYNPASSPSLQPRLQPQPTTPPPAPVYNPASSPSLQPRLQPQSTTPPPAPVYLPTAVCQSDRWEGRERRTGEGANSPQNVLVIVHLRQIMCYGSVQISVPEEQEAGVRVGSIGSTFPPPYQLLTQVYLRVDQGTGDVYTTDHRMDREALCPDQPQAGECILPHDAIVGPEAELVKFMVVVEDINDHTPHFDNTEIHLSVSEDVAVGTSFLLDDQAEDRDMGRNGQLQYHLEGAGGFFSVTVEEEAAILFLVVRQGLDREKQDLHEMTLVATDCGSTPLSVTATLFIKVTDVNDNCPEFSLDRPQKVVITAESPRDTAVTRVRATDLDLGPNAAITYSLSPKVSERARELFSLDSHTGLISLRGDLRDGHSDSVSVSDRGEEVVLKVLASGPHCPPADTQVTISLLPAPHQENGIKIRFIAEHQNQTIVLQENQPPTVLALLELPGDTSSVRGSSSLSIEGEVPFSLSLQNGKYLLSTSKPLDYEMKSEYHVSVVMRGGVGEPAAQGFPRRVIRVRVVDVNDNAPQFLQSPYLIDIEENNPAGASLLKVRAQDADSSQNGQVTYRLGRPSHTAAAAAIFRIDRNTGQLTVSVPLDREQQDVHRLTVVARDNGAPSLESSVTVTITVLDQNDNAPVFLTPHFIFFIPENIPPLAQVGKVGVSDLDSGLNGELEVRVVNSSVGPFVIDNAQGMLRCMADVDREKQDRYELYLFATDNGRPLPLTSVARVTVFIEDVNDNQPQVILPSSNLSCLAISTGTTTGTMVTKIYAIDEDSGLNSEITYTIAAQEPPGTSPSSHHHGDSSSSPFQLDAQSGNVILAQRLMGKDLGMHHLFIVVSDGGKPAPLHTTVWVNLLVNDTLEPCHLDTMPRSLPYRLAQTPSETPAETPVCDRHAQLIVLLGQGMMAASLCLLLVTVVLYIKHVKENQIPLRIQERYSSGEAF; encoded by the exons ATGCTGA CCCCAGTCTACAACCCCGCCTCCAGCCCCAGTCTACAACCCCGCCTCCAGCCCCAGCCCACAACCCCGCCTCCAGCCCCAGTCTACAACCCCGCCTCCAGCCCCAGTCTACAACCCCGCCTCCAGCCCCAGTCTACAACCCCGCCTCCAGCCCCAGTCTACCTCCCTACAgcagtctgtcagagtgacaggTGGGAGGGGcgggagaggaggactggagaGGGTGCTAACAGTCCCCAG AATGTGCTGGTCATCGTCCATCTCAGGCAGATCATGTGCTACGGTTCCGTTCAGATCTCGGTTCCAGAGGAGCAGGAGGCTGGGGTCCGGGTCGGGTCCATCGGGTCCACGTTCCCCCCCCCCTACCAGCTCCTGACCCAGGTCTACCTCAGGGTGGACCAGGGGACAGGGGATGTCTACACGACCGACCACAG GATGGACCGAGAGGCCCTGTGTCCTGACCAACCCCAGGCTGGAGAGTGTATCCTCCCACACGACGCCATCGTGGGCCCTGAGGCAGAGCTGGTGAAGTTCATGGTGGTTGTAGAGGACATCAATGACCACACTCCTCACTTTGACAACACTGAGATCCATCTGAGTGTCTCTGAGGATGTGGCTGTGGGGACCAGTTTCTTATTGGACGACCAGGCAGAGGACAGAGACATGGGACGTAACGGACAGCTGCAGTACCACTTAGAGGGAGCCGGTGGGTTTTTCAGTGTGACAGTAGAAGAAGAAGCAGCCATTTTGTTTTTGGTTGTGCGACAAGGACTAGACCGCGAGAAGCAGGATCTTCATGAGATGACTCTAGTGGCCACAGACTGTGGCTCTACCCCACTAAGCGTCACAGCAACTTTATTCATAAAAGTGACTGACGTGAACGATAACTGCCCAGAGTTTAGCCTGGACAGACCCCAGAAGGTGGTTATTACAGCGGAATCACCCAGAGACACAGCAGTAACCAGGGTCAGAGCCACAGACCTAGACCTGGGCCCCAACGCTGCTATCACCTACTCCCTCAGCCCCAAGGTCTCAGAACGGGCCAGGGAACTCTTCAGTCTGGACAGTCACACTGGCCTGATCAGCCTGAGAGGAGACCTCAGAGACGGCCACAGTGACAGTGTTAGTGTTagtgacaggggagaggaggtggtgtTGAAAGTGTTAGCCAGCGGCCCCCACTGCCCCCCTGCAGACACTCAGGTAACCATATCCCTGCTCCCCGCTCCACACCAGGAGAATGGCATAAAGATCAGGTTCATAGCAGAGCATCAAAACCAGACGATAGTGTTACAGGAAAACCAGCCCCCCACGGTCTTGGCTTTGCTAGAGCTGCCGGGGGACACTAGTAGTGTTAGAGGCTCATCGTCTCTCTCCATTGAAGGAGAGGTGCCTTTTTCTTTGAGCCTGCAGAACGGCAAATATCTCCTGTCAACATCAAAGCCCTTAGACTATGAGATGAAGAGTGAATATCATGTTTCTGTAGTGATGCGTGGTGGTGTCGGGGAGCCTGCAGCTCAGGGCTTCCCTAGGAGAGTGATCCGGGTGAGGGTGGTGGATGTGAATGATAATGCTCCACAGTTTCTCCAGAGTCCCTATCTGATAGACATAGAGGAGAATAACCCTGCTGGGGCGTCTCTGCTGAAAGTCAGGGCGCAGGATGCAGACAGCAGTCAGAACGGGCAGGTCACCTACAGACTGGGCCGACCATCACACACGGCGGCAGCGGCAGCCATTTTTAGAATCGACCGAAACACAGGTCAGCTGACGGTTTCTGTACCCCTGGACAGGGAACAACAGGACGTTCACAGACTAACTGTTGTGGCCAGAGATAACGGCGCTCCTTCATTAGAGTCCTCCGTGACGGTGACGATCACCGTCCTGGACCAGAATGATAACGCTCCTGTCTTCCTCACCCCTCACTTCATCTTCTTCATCCCTGAGAATATACCTCCCCTGGCCCAGGTGGGGAAGGTGGGGGTGTCGGACTTGGACTCGGGGCTTAACGGGGAGTTGGAGGTGAGGGTGGTGAACAGCAGTGTTGGCCCCTTCGTCATAGACAACGCCCAGGGGATGTTGCGCTGCATGGCCGATGTCGACCGCGAGAAACAGGACCGCTATGAGTTATATCTGTTCGCCACCGACAACGGACGCCCGTTACCTCTGACCTCTGTCGCCAGGGTAACCGTGTTCATTGAGGATGTCAACGACAACCAGCCCCAGGTCATCCTACCCAGCAGCAACTTGTCGTGTCTCGCCATCTCCACAGGGACCACCACAGGCACCATGGTAACCAAGATCTACGCCATCGACGAGGACTCAGGGTTAAACTCGGAGATCACATACACCATTGCAGCGCAGGAACCACCGGGCACCTCTCCATCATCCCATCACCATGGTGACAGCAGCAGCAGTCCCTTCCAGCTGGACGCTCAGTCCGGTAACGTGATCTTAGCCCAGAGGCTCATGGGTAAGGACCTGGGGATGCACCACCTGTTCATCGTGGTGAGTGACGGTGGGAAACCAGCGCCCCTCCACACCACTGTCTGGGTCAACCTGCTGGTCAACGACACCTTGGAACCATGCCACCTGGACACCATGCCAAGATCCCTGCCCTACAGACTGGCACAGACGCCCTCCGAAACGCCAGCTGAGACGCCCGTCTGCGACAGACATGCTCAGTTGATCGTGCTGCTAGGCCAGGGCATGATGGCAGCCTCGCTCTGTCTGCTTCTGGTGACGGTTGTTTTATACATTAAACATGTAAAGGAGAATCAGATTCCTCTACGCATTCAGGAGAGATATTCTTCAGGAGAAGCGTTTTAA
- the LOC121536453 gene encoding regulator of cell cycle RGCC: MSTENFRMPTDNFSDLELELNDLLQEFADVVEELREPSQSVPSAYERLLSDAKRRTRLGDDGSVVSDSGVEDNSDCSSEASLGNSLNTSEEELHTAGITVTPKARMGDTGDLQRFIDSLDRELAEM, encoded by the exons ATGTCTACAGAAAACTTCAGAATGCCCACAGATAACTTTTCAG ACTTGGAGCTGGAGCTAAATGATTTGCTCCAGGAGTTCGCTGACGTGGTTGAGGAGTTGAGAGAGCCTTCCCAAAGCGTCCCGTCCGCATACGAGCGGCTCTTGTCTGATGCCAAACGGCGCACCCGGCTAGGGGATGACGGCTCAGTGGTCAGCGACAGCGGCGTGGAGGACAATAGTGACTGCA GCAGTGAGGCGTCTCTGGGTAACAGTTTGAACACCAGTGAAGAAGAGCTCCACACTGCAGGCATAACAGTTACGCCCAAAG CCAGGATGGGAGACACAGGAGACCTACAGAGATTCATCGACAGTTTGGACCGGGAACTTGCTG agatgtga